From the genome of Colwellia psychrerythraea 34H, one region includes:
- the flgG gene encoding flagellar basal-body rod protein FlgG: MNAALWISKTGLDAQTKDIAVISNNLANASTIGFKKSRAVFEDLLYQNINQPGGRTAQDTEAPSGLMLGAGTKVVATQKIHTQGDMITSDNALDLMIQGEGFFEIQMPDGSSAYSRNGQFTMDDEGNMVTPGAGYMIQPQVTIPEDALSIIVSQDGEVSVTLQGQPDPAVVGQINLINFVNPTGLQPIGQNLYTETAVSGAPQEGVPGLEGYGMLVQGALETSNVNTTEELVNLIESQRVYEMNSKVISAVDEMLSYINQQM; this comes from the coding sequence ATGAACGCAGCATTATGGATCAGTAAAACAGGCTTAGATGCGCAAACCAAAGATATTGCGGTAATCTCTAACAACCTTGCCAACGCCAGTACTATCGGCTTTAAAAAAAGCCGTGCAGTATTTGAAGATTTACTTTATCAAAATATAAATCAACCAGGTGGTCGAACTGCGCAAGATACTGAAGCGCCTTCTGGCTTAATGTTGGGTGCTGGTACCAAAGTAGTCGCAACACAAAAAATTCATACCCAAGGTGACATGATTACCTCAGATAACGCCCTTGATTTAATGATTCAAGGTGAAGGTTTTTTTGAAATTCAAATGCCTGATGGTAGTTCTGCTTATAGTCGTAATGGTCAATTCACCATGGATGATGAAGGTAACATGGTTACCCCTGGTGCAGGTTATATGATCCAACCGCAAGTGACTATTCCTGAAGATGCCTTGAGTATTATTGTTTCACAAGATGGTGAAGTTTCAGTGACGTTACAAGGACAACCTGATCCAGCAGTCGTTGGCCAAATCAACTTAATTAACTTTGTTAACCCTACAGGCCTTCAACCGATAGGACAAAATTTATATACCGAAACTGCGGTAAGTGGAGCACCACAAGAAGGGGTTCCGGGTTTAGAAGGTTACGGTATGTTAGTTCAGGGTGCTTTAGAAACATCCAATGTAAATACCACGGAAGAGCTGGTTAATTTAATTGAAAGCCAGCGTGTATATGAAATGAATTCGAAAGTGATTTCAGCGGTTGATGAAATGCTGAGTTATATCAACCAACAAATGTAG
- the flgC gene encoding flagellar basal body rod protein FlgC: MSLFNVFDITGSGMSAQSVRLNTTASNIANADSVSSSADKTYRARHPVFAAAMQEAAAGQGKSDGSGVGVNVLGIVESDKPLNVEYAPSHPMADKDGYIYKPNVNVIEEMTNMISASRSYQTNVQLAESAKNMLNKTLQLGQR, encoded by the coding sequence ATGAGTCTTTTTAACGTATTTGATATTACCGGTAGTGGTATGAGCGCACAATCAGTCCGCCTAAATACTACCGCGAGTAATATTGCCAACGCTGATAGTGTTAGTAGCAGTGCCGATAAAACTTACCGTGCGAGACACCCTGTTTTTGCCGCTGCCATGCAAGAAGCTGCCGCAGGGCAGGGGAAAAGTGATGGTAGTGGGGTTGGTGTAAACGTTTTGGGTATTGTTGAAAGTGATAAACCATTGAATGTGGAATATGCACCGAGTCATCCTATGGCTGATAAAGATGGTTATATCTACAAACCGAATGTTAATGTCATCGAAGAAATGACTAACATGATTTCAGCATCTCGGTCGTATCAAACGAATGTCCAGTTAGCAGAGTCTGCCAAGAATATGTTGAATAAAACATTACAGTTAGGGCAGAGATAG
- the flgJ gene encoding flagellar assembly peptidoglycan hydrolase FlgJ — MDINSSQKQNYDQARNALDLNGLNDIREQSRAGDGEAKKEALQEAAQQFEAIFMKMLLSSMRKAQEVLESDSPFNSESTKFYRDMHDEQMAVELSSNGSLGLTDLIVRQLGGDDGTFKPSSVLRSDGNLKITDSANSTDDNNSKTNKDNQHNSLIEKMLADKNQIKPDIDIPFAGSYHPQNITSNQVNSAASQFVIREVDKRTNKVNGQSESVNNSAALSNHSFDEPKDFVTALIEPAQKVQKTLGVPFEVVIAQAALETGWGQKMIKDQDGASSNNLFNIKADSRWAGDKITKDTLEFEQGAMIKKSEPFRTYQSLTDSVDDYINFLSTSERYQDALQDSGNVEHFLQGLQKAGYATDPQYADKILGTLKTVTNLLAK; from the coding sequence ATGGATATCAATTCAAGCCAAAAACAAAATTATGATCAAGCGCGAAATGCCCTTGATCTAAATGGTTTAAATGATATTCGTGAGCAATCGCGAGCAGGAGATGGCGAGGCCAAAAAGGAAGCTTTACAAGAAGCGGCCCAGCAGTTTGAAGCCATTTTTATGAAAATGTTATTGTCGAGTATGCGTAAAGCGCAAGAAGTACTTGAATCTGATAGCCCATTTAACTCTGAATCAACTAAGTTCTACCGTGATATGCATGATGAACAAATGGCGGTTGAGTTATCTTCTAATGGTTCATTAGGTTTGACTGATTTAATCGTTAGACAACTCGGTGGTGATGACGGGACTTTCAAACCAAGTTCAGTACTACGTAGTGATGGAAATTTGAAGATAACGGATAGTGCTAATTCTACCGATGATAACAACAGTAAAACCAATAAAGATAACCAACATAATTCCTTAATAGAAAAAATGTTGGCAGATAAAAATCAAATTAAACCAGATATTGATATTCCATTTGCGGGCAGCTATCACCCTCAAAATATTACTAGTAATCAAGTGAACAGTGCTGCAAGTCAATTTGTTATCCGCGAAGTGGATAAAAGAACAAATAAAGTTAATGGCCAATCAGAAAGCGTCAATAATTCAGCAGCTTTATCAAATCACAGTTTTGATGAACCCAAAGATTTTGTAACTGCTTTAATCGAACCGGCGCAAAAAGTACAAAAAACCTTAGGGGTTCCTTTTGAAGTTGTTATTGCCCAAGCCGCACTTGAGACGGGTTGGGGACAAAAAATGATCAAAGATCAAGATGGCGCCAGTTCAAATAACCTATTTAACATTAAAGCCGACTCTCGCTGGGCTGGCGATAAAATCACTAAAGATACTTTAGAGTTTGAACAGGGCGCTATGATCAAAAAATCAGAGCCTTTTAGAACCTATCAATCACTTACCGATAGTGTAGATGATTACATAAACTTCCTTTCTACTAGCGAACGCTACCAAGACGCATTGCAAGACTCAGGCAATGTGGAACACTTCCTGCAAGGTTTACAGAAAGCAGGTTATGCAACAGATCCTCAATATGCTGACAAAATTTTAGGCACGTTGAAAACTGTTACTAACCTTTTGGCTAAATAA
- a CDS encoding flagellar hook protein FlgE: MSFNIALSGLNAAQKDLDVSSNNIANVNTVGFKESRAEFVDVYASSLLAAGKTKVGDGVLTADVAQQFSQGSIQFTNNALDLAITGNGFFATVPELGSLETSYTRAGQFKLNSDNFVVNSQGGHLLGFPVNPDGSSASVSLSTAEPIRIPTESGTPTKTSEVDVRMNLPAGAGYITSAPANFDPEDPLTFNSSTSVTIFDSLGKSHIMTYFFVKDDPAVAPNQWMMFASVDGKPIDLADDPTVQATAEAAVVTAQANVATAQASVVTSQTTLNTTQATLNTEEANVITAQATYDAIVGVPTAAQDATLAAVIATRDAAIITRDAALNAQTVSETNLTNSLAIASTAISATTPESGTGTKGARLTYNSSGDFISQSPSPTNGGIRTVDFSSHLPNGADPTQTVKVDFNLDTAGPNPNEPTQFASNFEVTALNQDGLAVGRLTGIEIGVDGLVRATYSNGTSQPLSRIAMVNFANEQGLSQTGGSNWKESLVSGKALAGEAGSGTFGTINSSALEQSNVNLTTELIDLISAQRNFQANSRALEVDNQLNQTILQIR, from the coding sequence ATGTCATTTAATATCGCATTAAGCGGGTTAAACGCTGCACAAAAAGACTTAGATGTTTCATCAAATAACATTGCCAATGTAAATACGGTTGGTTTTAAAGAGTCACGCGCCGAGTTTGTTGATGTATATGCATCATCATTGTTAGCTGCAGGTAAAACGAAAGTAGGTGATGGTGTTTTAACCGCAGATGTTGCACAGCAGTTTTCTCAAGGTAGTATTCAATTTACCAATAATGCGCTTGATTTAGCTATTACAGGTAATGGATTTTTTGCCACTGTCCCTGAGCTTGGCTCTTTAGAGACGTCTTATACACGAGCTGGTCAGTTTAAGTTAAATTCAGATAATTTTGTTGTTAACTCGCAGGGGGGGCATCTTTTAGGCTTTCCTGTTAACCCTGATGGCTCATCAGCTTCAGTAAGTTTAAGTACTGCAGAGCCGATTCGCATACCTACGGAATCGGGTACACCAACAAAAACTAGTGAAGTTGATGTACGAATGAATTTACCTGCGGGTGCTGGCTATATTACTAGCGCACCGGCTAATTTTGATCCCGAAGATCCACTCACCTTTAATAGCTCAACTTCAGTCACTATTTTTGATTCATTAGGTAAGAGTCACATTATGACCTACTTTTTTGTTAAAGATGACCCAGCAGTAGCACCGAACCAATGGATGATGTTTGCGTCTGTTGATGGAAAACCTATCGACTTAGCGGATGACCCCACTGTGCAAGCAACAGCGGAGGCTGCTGTCGTGACTGCACAAGCTAATGTAGCAACGGCTCAAGCTTCAGTAGTAACGTCGCAAACAACCTTAAATACAACACAAGCTACGTTAAATACAGAAGAAGCGAACGTCATTACAGCACAGGCAACATATGACGCAATAGTAGGAGTGCCAACAGCTGCACAAGATGCAACATTAGCTGCAGTTATTGCAACGAGAGATGCGGCAATCATCACAAGAGATGCTGCTTTAAATGCGCAAACCGTATCAGAAACAAACCTAACAAATAGCTTGGCAATTGCAAGCACAGCAATATCGGCTACCACCCCTGAAAGTGGTACAGGAACAAAAGGGGCACGCTTAACGTATAACTCGTCTGGTGATTTTATTTCTCAGTCCCCATCGCCAACTAATGGTGGTATTCGAACGGTTGATTTTTCTAGCCATTTACCCAATGGTGCTGATCCAACCCAAACGGTTAAAGTTGACTTTAATTTAGATACCGCAGGACCGAACCCGAATGAACCTACTCAGTTTGCTTCAAATTTTGAAGTAACCGCTTTAAATCAAGATGGTCTAGCGGTAGGCCGATTAACCGGTATTGAGATTGGCGTTGATGGCTTAGTTAGAGCGACGTATAGTAATGGTACTTCTCAACCCTTATCTCGCATTGCTATGGTGAATTTTGCCAACGAGCAAGGTTTATCACAAACAGGTGGCAGTAACTGGAAAGAAAGTCTTGTTTCAGGGAAAGCCCTTGCGGGTGAAGCGGGCTCAGGTACTTTTGGTACCATTAACTCCTCAGCATTAGAGCAATCGAATGTGAACTTAACCACAGAGTTAATTGACTTAATTTCAGCACAACGTAATTTCCAAGCTAACTCGAGAGCTTTAGAAGTTGATAACCAGCTGAACCAAACTATTTTACAAATTAGATAA
- the flgK gene encoding flagellar hook-associated protein FlgK: MSVSLYQSGMSGLLAAQQQLATTGHNISNVNTDGYNRQRAEQNATVGLNNGNNYIGGGTYIQDITRLYDQFSHKEQITNQSKLGNADSLHARLTQLDQVMSTSGNAVVGSLDQFYQALNGVADNPNDSGLRSIVLNQANTLSNDFNQLTNNLDQMTKSINGEIEQVASKISEISQELAKINETIMHSQQGGQPNDLLDKRDQLIGELSNYTQVNTVKDANNVMTVMIGQGTTLVAGITPMTLQVNAGDPDSQQTELRLVSGSSSVALKGSTLGGSLAASFEFRDEHLSQTRTEIDRLAMAISSTLNDSQASGLDLNGLQGVNIFTDINSTQLQQGRVLAHSGNSGSTQAEITITDVSKLTTDEFEIRFEGGNFTLYNLTSGSSENLGPPILPSGGTHKPSSPDYGFSFVETGTPAAGDKFTIIPTKNSAALMQTTLTDGNAIAASTAIGVTPSTNNVSDGKIEIINVMNPEDAKSFTGTGLTVDVVESAPGSGIFDYRVFDTATPPALITSGNYNAGDSEVVDLPPLPGTPAFQIEISGNLVGSGTNAREEFSINDAFGVGNGKHAVAMAKTQEVGVTNGGKETFSKSLAVSTSVVGAKASNAELTADTAQALFTQAYNRNQSTSGVNLDEEAANLLKFQQAYQAASQIISTANTIFDTILAAVR; encoded by the coding sequence ATGTCAGTGAGTTTGTACCAATCAGGTATGAGTGGCTTATTAGCTGCTCAACAGCAGCTGGCGACAACCGGTCATAATATTTCCAACGTTAATACGGATGGCTATAACCGCCAGCGTGCAGAACAGAATGCAACGGTAGGTCTAAATAATGGTAATAACTACATTGGCGGTGGTACTTATATTCAAGACATTACGCGTCTTTACGATCAGTTTTCACATAAAGAACAAATAACGAATCAAAGTAAATTAGGTAATGCTGACTCACTTCATGCACGCTTAACACAACTTGACCAAGTTATGTCTACTTCCGGTAATGCTGTTGTTGGCTCGTTAGATCAATTCTACCAAGCGCTAAACGGTGTTGCAGACAACCCTAATGATTCAGGTCTTCGTAGTATCGTACTTAATCAAGCCAATACTCTAAGTAATGACTTTAACCAGTTAACTAACAACCTTGATCAAATGACTAAATCCATCAACGGTGAAATAGAGCAAGTCGCCAGTAAAATTTCAGAAATATCACAAGAACTCGCCAAAATTAACGAAACGATAATGCATTCGCAGCAAGGAGGCCAGCCTAATGACCTACTTGATAAACGTGATCAGCTTATTGGCGAGTTGAGTAATTATACCCAGGTAAACACAGTAAAAGATGCTAATAATGTAATGACGGTTATGATTGGGCAAGGTACTACGCTCGTTGCCGGTATAACACCAATGACACTGCAAGTAAATGCTGGCGACCCTGATTCACAACAAACAGAATTAAGATTAGTTAGCGGTAGCAGCAGTGTTGCACTAAAGGGATCTACCCTAGGTGGTTCATTAGCGGCAAGCTTTGAATTTAGAGATGAACATTTAAGCCAAACGCGTACTGAAATAGACCGTCTAGCCATGGCAATATCTTCTACGTTGAATGACAGTCAAGCTAGTGGTTTAGATTTGAATGGTTTGCAAGGTGTCAATATCTTTACTGATATTAACAGCACGCAATTACAGCAAGGCAGGGTATTAGCGCATTCAGGTAATAGCGGTAGTACACAAGCAGAAATTACCATTACCGATGTATCTAAACTAACTACAGATGAATTTGAAATCCGTTTTGAAGGGGGGAATTTTACCCTATATAACTTAACGTCTGGGAGCAGCGAAAATTTAGGGCCTCCTATTTTACCAAGTGGTGGTACGCATAAGCCATCTTCTCCAGATTATGGTTTCTCATTTGTTGAAACAGGTACGCCTGCTGCTGGTGATAAGTTCACTATTATACCAACCAAAAACAGCGCCGCCTTAATGCAAACCACGTTAACTGATGGCAATGCCATTGCCGCAAGTACCGCGATAGGTGTTACACCATCAACAAACAATGTAAGCGATGGCAAGATTGAAATTATCAATGTCATGAACCCCGAAGACGCCAAATCTTTTACCGGAACGGGCCTTACTGTGGATGTTGTTGAAAGCGCTCCAGGCTCGGGAATATTTGATTATCGTGTCTTTGATACAGCTACACCCCCTGCACTAATCACTTCTGGCAATTATAATGCTGGAGATAGTGAAGTTGTTGATTTACCACCGTTACCTGGTACACCTGCTTTTCAAATTGAAATCTCAGGGAACCTAGTAGGCTCTGGAACTAATGCCAGAGAAGAATTCAGTATTAATGATGCTTTTGGTGTTGGTAATGGTAAACATGCGGTTGCTATGGCAAAAACACAAGAAGTTGGCGTAACCAATGGCGGTAAAGAAACCTTTAGCAAAAGCCTTGCTGTATCAACATCCGTTGTTGGCGCTAAAGCAAGTAATGCAGAATTAACTGCAGACACAGCACAAGCCTTATTTACTCAAGCTTATAATCGCAATCAATCTACATCAGGTGTAAACCTTGATGAAGAAGCGGCAAATTTATTAAAGTTTCAACAAGCTTATCAAGCCGCCTCACAAATTATTTCTACGGCGAATACCATTTTTGACACTATTTTAGCTGCGGTAAGGTAA
- the flgF gene encoding flagellar basal-body rod protein FlgF, translated as MDKLLYIAMSGAKQNMQALSINANNLANAKTTGFKADLAQARSMQAFGEGLPSRVFSMTERASQNFDSGSILHTGRSLDMAIEGEGFFAVQAEDGQEAYTRGGHFRLTETGALETNDGELVIGENGPITLPLPINNIQISRDGTIMVQPAGAPSSVQEEVGRIKLVNPDTRLVDKGNDGLFRAKNGGQLIADVNVNVLGGALESSNVNPINEMTDMIALQRQFEMQLKMMKTAEEIDSSASSLLRAF; from the coding sequence ATGGATAAGTTGCTTTATATCGCCATGAGTGGCGCTAAACAAAATATGCAAGCCTTATCAATCAATGCCAACAACTTGGCGAATGCTAAAACGACAGGCTTTAAAGCTGATTTAGCACAAGCGCGAAGTATGCAAGCATTTGGCGAAGGATTACCTTCGCGTGTTTTTTCAATGACAGAACGTGCTAGCCAAAATTTTGACTCTGGATCTATTCTCCATACTGGTCGCTCTTTAGATATGGCTATTGAAGGCGAAGGTTTTTTTGCCGTACAAGCCGAAGATGGGCAAGAAGCTTATACTCGTGGCGGTCACTTTCGTTTAACAGAAACGGGTGCATTAGAAACCAATGATGGCGAATTAGTGATTGGTGAGAATGGACCAATCACCCTGCCGTTACCGATTAACAATATTCAAATCTCTCGCGATGGCACTATCATGGTTCAGCCAGCAGGTGCACCTAGCAGTGTTCAAGAAGAAGTTGGTCGTATTAAACTGGTTAACCCAGACACTCGACTTGTTGATAAAGGTAATGATGGTCTTTTTCGTGCCAAAAATGGTGGCCAATTAATTGCAGATGTTAATGTCAATGTTCTTGGTGGCGCACTCGAGTCGAGTAATGTTAACCCTATTAATGAAATGACAGACATGATTGCCTTACAGCGTCAGTTTGAAATGCAACTAAAAATGATGAAAACAGCAGAAGAAATTGATTCAAGTGCTTCTTCATTATTACGTGCTTTCTAA
- a CDS encoding flagellar basal body P-ring protein FlgI, translated as MKTVINIFILFTFLASLSANAQRIKDLADVAGVRSNQLIGYGLVVGLPGTGEQSPFTEQSFKTMLSNFGITMPDKLKPKIKNVAAVAVHAELSAFTKPGQTIDVTVSSMGSAQSLRGGTLIQTILMGIDGNAYAVAQGSLIVSGLGAQGLDGSQVLVNIPTVGRIANGGIVEREVKSPFSSGDHITFNLRHSDFTTAKLLSDTINDLIEGSAKALDATSVRVRAPRDISDRVSFLSVLENLEFEPASPAAKIIVNSRTGTIVIGSEVTLLAAAITHGGITVTINEIQDVSQPNAFAEGETVVTNQSDINVSNSDARMFVFKPGVTLETLVRAINEVGAGPGDVMAILEALDQAGAIRGELVII; from the coding sequence ATGAAAACTGTAATAAATATATTTATCTTGTTCACCTTCTTGGCTTCGTTGTCAGCAAATGCTCAGCGCATTAAAGATTTAGCTGATGTTGCTGGTGTACGCTCAAACCAATTAATTGGTTATGGCTTAGTGGTAGGCTTACCGGGTACTGGTGAGCAAAGCCCGTTTACCGAACAAAGTTTTAAAACCATGCTAAGTAACTTTGGTATCACGATGCCAGATAAATTAAAACCAAAAATAAAAAACGTTGCTGCGGTAGCCGTTCATGCAGAGTTAAGTGCCTTTACCAAGCCAGGTCAAACTATTGATGTTACCGTTTCTAGTATGGGTAGTGCACAAAGTTTACGAGGTGGTACGTTAATACAAACTATCTTAATGGGGATTGATGGTAATGCTTATGCCGTAGCGCAAGGCTCTTTAATTGTCAGTGGCTTAGGGGCACAAGGCTTAGATGGCTCACAAGTCTTAGTGAATATTCCTACCGTTGGACGTATCGCCAATGGCGGTATTGTTGAGCGAGAAGTTAAATCACCTTTTTCCTCTGGTGATCATATTACCTTTAATTTACGCCACTCTGATTTTACTACCGCGAAACTGTTGTCTGACACGATTAATGACCTTATTGAAGGTTCGGCCAAAGCACTTGATGCAACGTCTGTACGAGTTAGAGCGCCGAGAGATATTAGTGATCGAGTCAGCTTTTTATCGGTACTTGAAAACCTTGAATTTGAACCCGCTTCTCCAGCAGCAAAAATTATTGTCAATTCACGAACGGGTACTATTGTTATTGGCTCAGAAGTTACATTGCTTGCCGCAGCTATTACCCATGGGGGAATTACAGTCACTATCAATGAAATTCAAGATGTTTCTCAACCGAATGCTTTTGCTGAAGGTGAAACAGTAGTGACCAATCAATCGGACATTAATGTCAGTAATTCTGATGCGCGTATGTTTGTATTTAAACCGGGCGTAACATTAGAAACCCTGGTGCGCGCAATTAATGAAGTAGGCGCAGGTCCTGGTGATGTTATGGCTATTTTAGAAGCATTAGATCAAGCTGGTGCGATACGAGGCGAGTTAGTCATTATATAG
- the flgL gene encoding flagellar hook-associated protein FlgL, translated as MRVSTSQFYLQSALLMNQKSADVNNQMEHLSSGKRVLTAKDDAVSYGTLSGFNDDLASIEKYKRNITMAENHNSMQEVIFADAETLLDKFKQDMLLANNGRMSNEDLQSIADQMRHGLDQLIDLGNSQDEKGDYIFSGFQTQQKPFSQQVDGSVDYNGDKGVNELQVAKNIQIPTNQTGDAAFLNIDNAIGDFTATYPTVPVNTSGVAVESANVVDRNTYNVSTGPHTFSFDPITNYLTVTDSTLPIPAVVFPPAPYVAGQTISFDGIDVTLSGNPLPGDSFVINEKQNISIFETLNNAISWAEQGVVSTNQEQHQVDYNTVLDQLSSAMNHIYSRRADAGIRLQALENQQSKHLDVELNISKGKSSIEDLDFAKAISEFEQSKIALTASQQTFSKVQGLTLFNYI; from the coding sequence ATGCGCGTTTCAACGTCTCAATTTTATTTACAAAGTGCTCTTCTCATGAACCAAAAAAGTGCTGATGTTAATAATCAAATGGAACATCTATCAAGTGGTAAACGTGTACTAACCGCGAAAGATGATGCGGTTTCTTACGGCACACTATCTGGTTTCAATGATGATTTAGCGAGTATTGAAAAATATAAACGCAATATTACCATGGCTGAAAATCACAATAGCATGCAAGAAGTAATTTTTGCTGATGCGGAAACATTATTAGATAAGTTCAAACAAGATATGTTATTGGCAAATAATGGCCGAATGTCTAACGAAGATTTGCAATCTATTGCCGATCAAATGCGACATGGTTTAGACCAGCTGATTGATCTTGGTAATAGCCAAGATGAAAAAGGTGATTATATCTTCTCTGGTTTCCAGACCCAGCAAAAACCCTTTAGTCAACAAGTTGACGGTTCGGTTGATTACAATGGTGATAAGGGAGTAAATGAACTACAAGTAGCTAAAAACATTCAAATACCGACAAACCAAACGGGTGATGCCGCTTTTTTAAATATTGATAATGCCATCGGTGATTTTACGGCTACTTATCCTACAGTTCCTGTTAATACCTCGGGTGTGGCAGTGGAAAGCGCGAATGTAGTCGATAGAAATACCTACAACGTAAGTACTGGGCCTCATACATTTTCTTTTGACCCAATAACTAACTATTTAACGGTTACCGATAGCACTCTTCCCATTCCCGCGGTTGTTTTTCCTCCCGCACCTTATGTAGCAGGGCAAACTATTTCCTTTGACGGTATTGACGTTACCTTAAGCGGCAACCCATTGCCGGGTGATAGTTTTGTCATTAACGAAAAACAAAATATTAGTATTTTTGAAACTCTTAATAATGCCATTAGCTGGGCTGAACAAGGTGTAGTGTCAACCAACCAAGAGCAGCATCAAGTTGATTACAATACAGTCCTCGACCAGCTTAGTTCCGCTATGAACCATATATATTCTCGTAGAGCAGATGCGGGTATTAGGCTGCAAGCGTTAGAAAACCAGCAGAGTAAGCACTTAGACGTAGAGTTAAATATTAGCAAAGGTAAATCGAGTATTGAAGATTTAGATTTCGCCAAAGCTATTTCGGAGTTTGAGCAATCAAAAATTGCTTTAACGGCTTCACAGCAAACGTTTAGTAAAGTGCAGGGCTTAACGTTATTTAATTATATATAA
- the flgH gene encoding flagellar basal body L-ring protein FlgH, whose translation MKNKNRLNTIKLLSISLLIAVTTACSNTVELSKALPNDPDFAPIMPEEEEERIVPSGSLFKPHYVNNIYSDSKAHRVGDIISVILSEKTQAKKNAKTELKKANETNLDAVTGLGGVPVSINGESLQFGISQDSNFKGDAKADQGNSLSGNISVHVLRVLPNGNLMIRGEKWLTLNNGDEYIRLTGVIRSKDINSNNTILSNKVANARIQYAGTGSFADSNEQGWLVKFFNSTWWPF comes from the coding sequence ATGAAAAATAAAAATAGGCTAAATACAATTAAGTTACTTTCAATCAGCTTATTAATTGCTGTTACTACCGCTTGTAGTAATACCGTAGAGTTAAGTAAAGCACTACCCAATGATCCAGACTTTGCGCCGATAATGCCTGAAGAAGAAGAAGAGCGCATTGTTCCTTCTGGTTCATTATTTAAACCACATTATGTTAATAATATTTATTCAGATTCTAAAGCGCACCGTGTTGGCGATATTATTTCGGTTATTTTGAGTGAAAAAACCCAAGCGAAGAAAAATGCTAAAACAGAATTGAAAAAAGCAAATGAAACTAACTTAGATGCGGTAACCGGTTTAGGTGGAGTTCCCGTAAGCATTAATGGTGAGTCATTACAGTTTGGTATCAGCCAAGATTCAAATTTTAAAGGTGACGCCAAAGCGGATCAAGGAAATAGCTTAAGCGGCAATATTTCGGTGCATGTATTGAGAGTGTTACCCAATGGCAATTTAATGATACGTGGTGAAAAATGGTTAACGTTAAATAATGGCGATGAATATATCCGCTTAACTGGCGTTATTCGCTCAAAAGATATTAATTCCAATAATACTATTTTATCTAACAAGGTTGCCAACGCACGCATTCAATATGCAGGTACGGGTAGCTTTGCCGACTCCAATGAACAAGGTTGGTTGGTTAAGTTTTTCAATAGCACCTGGTGGCCATTTTAG
- a CDS encoding flagellar hook assembly protein FlgD — protein sequence MITTKTASAEAQAAATAAAEAARQRLTLTTPEMRAAAQERVERSNIKISDGSEGMLTQSDFFALLTKELANQDPTKPVDNNQMISQMTAFSTTDGVRTLNDSFGSFAGSMTSSQALQASSLVGRSVLVEDNVFGMAEGEAVKGKLVSDKPASNVKIYVENVAGEVIQTVPVGDVKAGGFTFTWDGQTAKGEPAEAGAYRFRIVGLVEGEAAELEAQTYRKVDSVTLAGSGGKIVLNLNGGSAMALEDVVEVSEGDI from the coding sequence ATGATTACTACTAAAACTGCCTCTGCAGAGGCTCAGGCAGCAGCTACTGCAGCTGCTGAAGCTGCTAGACAACGACTAACTCTTACTACTCCTGAGATGAGAGCTGCTGCTCAAGAACGTGTAGAACGATCAAACATTAAAATTAGTGATGGCAGTGAGGGGATGCTAACGCAGTCTGACTTTTTTGCCCTACTCACTAAAGAGCTTGCGAATCAAGACCCAACAAAACCAGTTGATAATAATCAGATGATCTCGCAAATGACAGCCTTCTCTACGACTGATGGCGTAAGGACACTTAATGATTCTTTTGGTTCATTTGCTGGTTCAATGACCTCTAGTCAAGCATTACAAGCTTCATCATTAGTTGGACGCAGTGTTTTAGTGGAAGATAATGTATTTGGTATGGCAGAAGGTGAAGCGGTTAAAGGGAAGTTGGTATCAGATAAACCTGCCAGTAATGTGAAGATTTATGTTGAGAATGTTGCCGGTGAAGTCATTCAAACCGTGCCTGTTGGTGATGTTAAAGCAGGCGGATTTACTTTTACTTGGGATGGGCAAACGGCTAAAGGTGAACCAGCAGAAGCAGGCGCTTATCGTTTTCGTATCGTAGGTTTGGTCGAAGGTGAAGCAGCTGAATTAGAAGCCCAAACCTACCGTAAAGTTGATAGTGTTACGTTAGCAGGTAGCGGTGGGAAAATAGTGCTTAACCTTAATGGTGGCAGTGCGATGGCACTAGAAGATGTGGTTGAAGTATCTGAAGGCGACATTTAA